A DNA window from Oculatellaceae cyanobacterium contains the following coding sequences:
- a CDS encoding CHASE2 domain-containing protein, which produces MTNTSLRLEIIRVNQTCVFKLSWGKNQQLTATLNYPESLTTLYQDWQRAYLSYYRTQLRGRVENSGAIASLPIDWHAKLVHAEAAFLYEFRYWLRSAELNEINDEIVSAAAAFQQISTPSQPKYIDIFLTCNTPELERLPWENWKIGDRLGLSSAIRIVRTPVNIRHEVVPPLRRRPRILVILGDETDLDFKKEKAALKKLLSRIATIEFEGWQPGETSTELRQKIKNKIASEQGWDVLFFAGHSNETELTGGEIAIAPGVSLSISEIEPEILIAKQRGLQFALFNSCSGISIATSLINLGLSQVAIMREPIHNQVAQSFLVKFLENLATYKDIHESLIAAIYTLKEQNNYPSAYLVPSLFYHPQAVLFQIQPRGMKETIRKLLPTKYEAIALSSFLLLSLIPQLQHLLLDSRIWLQAIYRDVTHQIPVATSPPVLLVGIDEESLRSFSPKSFNPIDRSYLTQLVNKSIINAKVVGIDYLLDYQQKDHDFQLGKAIRDGVNKNIYFVFASQELGGKQIGVGEETNIADLNWSLQGDISSFDWYLEQPVSANYCLVKCPFSYLLSVAYGLNQQPTTSSLPQPNLANKQNLNTQIIKYIHQSNQPNNIIKLLSGESSHLAPITEFSHNFNQTWLQPLTDFSIPINQVYKFIPAWKFLKLSSSDIQRLKLEQRVVLIAPAGYQYAGVTKYDEDNFPVPMAINYWRERLKNTPPNSEVLTEVEVQLLENTPPNSQVLTGAEVHGYSIHHFLNQHLVRHIPDLWMVGLAALLGKVTVLIYHRNKERKQWVFGLAIATVGYGIISLQVYISAAILIPWLLPSAVFWVYFFRNEKK; this is translated from the coding sequence ATGACAAATACATCACTACGTCTAGAAATCATACGAGTTAACCAAACTTGTGTCTTTAAACTTTCTTGGGGTAAAAATCAGCAATTAACTGCAACGCTTAACTACCCAGAATCTTTAACTACGTTATACCAAGATTGGCAACGCGCTTATCTGAGTTATTATCGCACGCAACTACGAGGTCGAGTAGAAAATTCTGGTGCGATCGCTTCTTTACCCATAGATTGGCACGCTAAATTGGTACACGCGGAAGCAGCTTTTTTGTATGAGTTTCGTTACTGGTTGCGAAGTGCAGAACTTAATGAAATTAATGATGAAATAGTTAGTGCGGCGGCGGCTTTTCAACAAATATCAACACCTTCACAACCAAAGTATATTGATATATTTCTCACTTGTAACACGCCTGAGTTAGAACGTTTACCTTGGGAAAACTGGAAAATTGGTGATAGGTTGGGGTTATCTTCTGCTATTCGGATTGTACGCACTCCCGTTAATATTAGACATGAAGTTGTACCACCATTACGTCGCCGTCCGCGAATTTTAGTGATTTTGGGAGATGAAACAGATTTAGACTTTAAGAAAGAGAAAGCAGCTTTAAAAAAATTACTATCTCGCATTGCAACTATCGAGTTTGAAGGTTGGCAACCAGGTGAAACTTCTACTGAATTGCGTCAGAAAATAAAAAATAAAATAGCCTCTGAGCAAGGCTGGGATGTATTATTTTTTGCTGGGCATAGTAATGAGACAGAATTGACAGGGGGAGAGATCGCGATCGCACCTGGGGTTTCTCTGTCCATTAGTGAAATTGAGCCAGAAATTCTGATTGCTAAACAACGGGGATTACAATTTGCTTTGTTTAATTCTTGCAGTGGAATTAGTATTGCTACATCTTTAATCAATTTGGGGTTAAGTCAAGTAGCAATTATGCGAGAGCCAATTCATAATCAAGTTGCTCAATCATTTTTAGTTAAATTCTTAGAAAACTTAGCGACTTATAAGGATATCCATGAATCATTAATCGCTGCAATTTATACTTTGAAAGAGCAAAATAATTATCCCTCTGCTTATTTAGTTCCTTCATTATTTTATCATCCCCAAGCTGTTTTATTTCAAATTCAACCTAGAGGGATGAAGGAAACTATCCGAAAATTGTTGCCTACTAAATATGAGGCGATCGCACTTTCCTCTTTTTTATTACTTAGCCTAATACCCCAGTTACAACATCTTTTGTTAGATTCACGTATTTGGCTACAAGCTATCTACCGCGATGTGACACATCAAATACCAGTTGCCACATCACCACCTGTTTTATTAGTAGGAATTGATGAAGAATCTTTGCGGAGCTTTTCTCCAAAATCTTTCAATCCAATTGATAGGAGCTATCTGACTCAGTTAGTGAACAAATCAATAATAAATGCCAAAGTAGTTGGGATAGATTATCTTCTCGACTATCAACAAAAAGATCACGATTTCCAGCTTGGAAAAGCAATTAGAGATGGCGTAAATAAAAATATCTATTTTGTTTTTGCATCGCAAGAGTTAGGAGGAAAACAAATAGGAGTTGGGGAAGAAACTAATATTGCTGACTTAAATTGGAGTTTACAAGGCGATATTAGCTCTTTTGATTGGTATTTAGAACAACCCGTATCCGCTAATTATTGTTTGGTAAAATGTCCTTTTAGTTATCTCCTCAGCGTAGCGTATGGATTAAATCAACAGCCAACTACTTCTAGTTTACCTCAACCTAATTTAGCTAACAAGCAAAATTTAAATACACAAATCATTAAATATATTCATCAGTCGAATCAACCGAATAATATCATCAAGCTTTTGAGCGGCGAATCAAGTCATCTTGCTCCAATTACTGAATTTTCTCATAATTTTAATCAAACTTGGCTACAGCCATTAACAGACTTTTCTATTCCGATTAATCAAGTTTATAAATTTATACCAGCATGGAAGTTTTTAAAACTTTCTTCCTCAGATATTCAACGATTAAAACTTGAGCAAAGAGTTGTCCTTATTGCCCCAGCAGGATATCAATATGCGGGTGTAACCAAGTATGATGAGGATAATTTTCCTGTACCAATGGCTATTAATTATTGGCGAGAGCGTTTGAAAAATACTCCTCCTAATTCGGAAGTATTAACTGAGGTAGAAGTTCAACTTTTAGAAAATACTCCTCCTAATTCCCAAGTATTGACTGGGGCAGAAGTTCATGGTTATTCAATCCATCATTTCTTAAATCAGCACTTAGTTAGACATATTCCTGATTTATGGATGGTGGGATTAGCGGCATTATTAGGTAAGGTGACAGTGTTAATTTATCACCGAAACAAAGAGCGCAAACAGTGGGTATTTGGGTTAGCGATCGCCACTGTTGGTTATGGCATAATTAGCTTGCAAGTTTATATCTCAGCAGCAATTCTAATTCCTTGGTTATTACCTTCGGCTGTTTTTTGGGTTTATTTTTTTAGAAACGAAAAGAAATAG
- a CDS encoding DUF1822 family protein — MTQQITNYIDTLFDCETLSTDTIQLNPSQINTALQFSSQIKSENKQWQAYLNALGMLAFQEWMRDRADDLTLNLQNSIAHQPQYANIIEAICNLEVGKFKVCLIAVGTASDEVVVVPRAVIDLPQFTAHFYVVVEVIEEIEQATIHNFLRYDQLLEKRRSTNLMPDPDWTYNLPLDWFENNIDDLLLYLRCLSPDAITLPPVTNLTASQVQSIHEIKSLLSSPNSINKELWEILTWEQGEVFLNTPNLINWLYNPPEQKQLSADSLQVVRDSIVNVSLWLRDEMDNFAQRLSWVLLPALAPQAVPLLRSPTEELQAITTQLQRTGQPIPPSARAAYQDFQIAQAQVRLYAVTWSLLSVENIREWSLLLVLGSTPSYNLPDGTSMIISDDTGVLVQRVLDRNSGDTYIYACVVGGWDETFTVAITLTNGASLTLPPFAFRPGS; from the coding sequence ATGACTCAGCAAATTACTAATTATATAGATACTCTGTTTGACTGTGAAACCTTGTCAACAGATACTATTCAACTCAATCCTAGTCAAATTAACACAGCCTTGCAATTCAGTAGCCAGATTAAATCTGAAAATAAACAATGGCAAGCTTATCTTAATGCTTTAGGAATGTTGGCGTTTCAGGAGTGGATGCGCGATCGCGCTGATGACCTTACTCTTAATTTGCAAAACAGCATAGCACATCAACCGCAATATGCCAATATTATTGAAGCAATTTGTAACTTAGAAGTTGGGAAATTTAAAGTTTGTTTAATTGCCGTAGGTACTGCCAGTGATGAAGTTGTTGTAGTTCCCAGAGCGGTGATTGATTTACCACAATTTACGGCTCATTTTTATGTAGTTGTAGAAGTTATTGAAGAAATCGAACAAGCAACAATTCACAATTTTCTACGTTACGACCAATTGTTAGAAAAACGACGTTCAACTAATTTAATGCCCGATCCCGACTGGACTTACAACTTACCTTTAGATTGGTTTGAAAATAATATAGATGACTTGCTTTTGTACTTACGTTGTTTGTCACCTGATGCTATTACTTTACCGCCAGTTACTAATTTAACGGCCTCTCAAGTTCAGAGCATACATGAAATTAAATCCTTACTATCTTCTCCTAATTCTATCAATAAAGAATTGTGGGAAATCTTGACTTGGGAACAAGGGGAAGTATTCCTGAATACTCCCAATTTAATTAATTGGTTGTATAATCCTCCAGAGCAAAAACAACTCAGCGCAGATAGTTTGCAAGTAGTGAGAGATTCAATCGTAAATGTCAGCCTATGGTTAAGAGATGAAATGGATAATTTTGCCCAGAGGCTTTCTTGGGTATTGCTACCAGCTTTAGCACCGCAAGCTGTACCATTATTGCGATCGCCTACTGAAGAATTACAGGCTATTACTACTCAATTACAGCGCACAGGACAACCAATTCCACCATCCGCCAGAGCAGCTTATCAAGATTTTCAAATAGCTCAAGCACAAGTAAGATTGTATGCTGTTACTTGGTCATTACTATCTGTGGAAAATATCCGTGAGTGGAGTTTGTTATTAGTATTAGGTTCTACCCCTAGTTACAATTTACCTGACGGTACATCAATGATTATTAGTGATGATACTGGGGTATTAGTACAACGGGTATTAGATAGAAATAGTGGCGATACATATATTTACGCTTGTGTTGTTGGTGGGTGGGATGAAACATTTACTGTTGCTATCACCCTCACTAATGGTGCATCACTGACATTACCACCTTTTGCTTTTCGTCCTGGTTCCTGA